In Tenacibaculum sp. 190524A02b, the genomic stretch TAAAAACACTTATGATACTATGATTGCTAATGGAGTAGATATAACCTTAAAAAAAATAAAAAAAGGAAATCATTCAAACATTTCTCAACAATACAATCTAGAGACAATAACCTTTTTTAAAAAGTTCTAAAATTTATATTTCCCTTATGCAAGAGAACAAATATTGTAACTAATTTTTTCATAGATGAATTTTGTAAAAAAACAACAATACTTTTTTACTCTAAATTATGATTAAGGTATAATATTTGTGAATTTACACTTTATAAAATCGGCTGAATATTAGTATCCCTTATTGCAAATACTTTGCAAATTCAACTAATATTCAGTCTTTTTTATTTAAAAATAAATTAAAACTCAAATCAAAATCACAATTTAGTATTATGAAAAAACTAAACTTTTTAAGTATCCCCCTTACTCTTTTCATTTTCATTTGTACAAGTTTTGTTGCTTGTAAAAATTACGATCTCAAACAAAATTCTATAACTCCAGATAATAACTCTGGTTACTTAATAGAAGCTAGCTTTTTAGGTGAATATAGTTTAGCTGAAATACAAGCTTCATTTACTAAAAATGTAGATTATTCTTCTGATATAGCGAATAAATTAAAGTATGGAGTAAAAGTTTATAAAATTATTTACAGTACAAACTATGTAAGAAGTGGCTTTAAAATTAAAGCTTCAGGAGCAGTTCTAATCCCTAATACATCAGAAACGATGGACATGTTAAGTTATCAACATGAAACACTTGAAGTTTCTAATTATCCTCCTTCTAACTTTTTAAACAGTGCTCCTTTGTATGTCTCTCCTACCGTTTTTGCTTCTATTGGTTACATTTCTGTATTGCCTGATTACATTGGTTATGGTAGTTCTGAAATATTTGAACACCCGTATGAACATGGTGAGTCTTTAGCCACAGCATCAAGAGATATGATTAGAGCTACAAGAGAGTTTATAGCTTTAAAAGATGATAGTAATCTTTCTGACAAACTTTTCTTAACGGGTTATTCTGAAGGAGCTTCTGCAACTATGGCTTTACATAGACTTTTGCAAAATAAACATTCTGATGAATTTACTGTAACAGCTACTTCTTGTGGTGCTGGTGCTTATGATAAAAAAGCCTTTATGGAATTTACAATGGACACTAATAAAGAGTTAAAATACTTAAACTTTTACTTATGGGTAATAGATTGTTATAATGATATTTACAATATTAATTTAAATTACAATGATATTTATAAAAAACCATATGCTGATGTTATTAAAAACGAAGGTGTTTTCACCGATTTAAACTCTACAAACCCCCAAAAAGTATTTAATAAAGATTTTGTAAATGATATAAAAAATGGAACAGCAACTAAAATGATAGCCGCTATGAAAGATAATAGTTATTATGATTTTATGCCAGAAGCACCCGTTTTATTAGTTCATGGAAAAGTAGATAATTTTGTCCCTTTTTATAATGCTC encodes the following:
- a CDS encoding alpha/beta hydrolase family protein; translated protein: MKKLNFLSIPLTLFIFICTSFVACKNYDLKQNSITPDNNSGYLIEASFLGEYSLAEIQASFTKNVDYSSDIANKLKYGVKVYKIIYSTNYVRSGFKIKASGAVLIPNTSETMDMLSYQHETLEVSNYPPSNFLNSAPLYVSPTVFASIGYISVLPDYIGYGSSEIFEHPYEHGESLATASRDMIRATREFIALKDDSNLSDKLFLTGYSEGASATMALHRLLQNKHSDEFTVTATSCGAGAYDKKAFMEFTMDTNKELKYLNFYLWVIDCYNDIYNINLNYNDIYKKPYADVIKNEGVFTDLNSTNPQKVFNKDFVNDIKNGTATKMIAAMKDNSYYDFMPEAPVLLVHGKVDNFVPFYNAQKAYDKMTSKGANIKLIGIEDGDHSNITPQYNNATIGFFEQFKSKNLKK